The Burkholderia mayonis genome window below encodes:
- a CDS encoding alpha/beta hydrolase produces the protein MSWQSKVACWLLRRQFRPETLRPVIDPARARRLAKLRMRVPRRPPAGWRLRERYGPGDAPLRGEWLERADAASGRAPQSRMLLYFHGGGYYFCSPQTHRPLVFALTKHAGVRSFSLDYRLAPEHPFPAAVDDALAAYRQLVAAGTPAESIVFGGDSAGGGLALATLVALRDAGDPLPAGAVLFSPWTDLAATGDTLRAHDGLDPMFAGAALGRAARLYLGDTPGTHPYASPLYADFKGLPPLFIQAGSTEVLLDDSRRVADKARAAGVHVELEVWPEMPHVWQIYVPFVPESARALVRAAAFVRRTAVERATQRTADASIV, from the coding sequence ATGAGTTGGCAAAGCAAGGTTGCGTGCTGGCTGCTGCGCCGGCAGTTTCGTCCCGAGACGCTGCGTCCCGTGATCGATCCGGCGCGTGCGCGGCGTCTGGCGAAGCTGCGGATGCGTGTGCCGCGCCGTCCGCCCGCGGGCTGGCGGCTGCGCGAGCGCTACGGCCCCGGCGACGCGCCGCTGCGCGGCGAATGGCTCGAGCGCGCGGACGCCGCGTCCGGCCGCGCGCCGCAAAGCCGGATGCTGCTGTATTTCCACGGCGGCGGCTATTATTTCTGCTCACCGCAGACGCACCGTCCGCTCGTGTTCGCGCTGACGAAGCACGCGGGCGTGCGCTCGTTCTCGCTCGACTACCGGCTCGCGCCCGAGCATCCGTTCCCGGCCGCGGTCGACGACGCGCTCGCGGCGTACCGGCAACTTGTTGCGGCCGGCACGCCGGCCGAGTCGATCGTGTTCGGCGGCGATTCGGCCGGCGGCGGCCTCGCGCTCGCGACGCTCGTCGCGCTGCGCGACGCGGGCGATCCGCTGCCCGCGGGCGCCGTGCTGTTTTCGCCGTGGACCGATCTCGCCGCGACGGGCGACACGCTGCGCGCGCACGACGGCCTCGATCCGATGTTCGCGGGCGCGGCGCTCGGCCGCGCGGCGCGCCTCTATCTCGGCGACACGCCGGGCACGCATCCGTACGCATCGCCGCTCTATGCGGATTTCAAGGGGCTGCCGCCGCTCTTCATCCAGGCGGGCAGCACTGAGGTGCTGCTCGACGATTCGCGGCGCGTCGCCGACAAGGCGCGCGCGGCAGGTGTGCACGTGGAGCTCGAGGTATGGCCGGAGATGCCGCACGTATGGCAGATCTACGTGCCGTTCGTACCCGAATCGGCGCGGGCGCTCGTGCGCGCGGCCGCGTTCGTGCGGCGCACCGCGGTCGAGCGCGCGACTCAGCGCACGGCCGACGCGTCGATCGTCTGA
- a CDS encoding CHRD domain-containing protein has protein sequence MLTLRKIGIGVLACAFAAGIARAETVKFVANLQPSSEVPPTTSKGSGSLDATYDTATRTLRWNVTYRDLTGPATAAHFHGPASVGQNAGVQVPIPKDALASPIAGEKALTDEQVGDLMAAKWYFNVHTKAHPGGEIRGQVRPAN, from the coding sequence ATGTTGACATTGCGCAAGATCGGAATCGGTGTGCTCGCGTGTGCATTCGCGGCGGGCATCGCGCGTGCGGAGACGGTGAAGTTCGTCGCGAACCTGCAGCCGTCGAGCGAAGTGCCGCCGACGACGAGCAAGGGCTCGGGCTCGCTCGACGCGACCTACGATACCGCAACCCGCACGCTGCGCTGGAACGTCACGTATCGCGATCTGACGGGACCCGCGACCGCCGCGCACTTTCACGGCCCGGCGTCCGTCGGCCAGAATGCGGGCGTGCAGGTGCCGATTCCGAAGGACGCGCTCGCGAGTCCGATTGCAGGTGAGAAGGCGTTGACCGACGAGCAGGTCGGCGACCTGATGGCGGCCAAGTGGTATTTCAATGTGCACACGAAGGCCCATCCTGGCGGCGAGATTCGCGGCCAGGTCCGGCCGGCGAACTGA
- a CDS encoding glycosyltransferase family 4 protein: MNLSSPLSKPSLHTLRDRQDFDVTSASASQAAGTVHDTPHRAAFAGERASATALPTPVAINGKFTSQRLTGVQRVAHEFTSALARLLPGERNPTLVVPRDHASDALPPAVARRVVPRLRGALWEQLALPFATRGQTLVSLCNVGPLFKRNQVVMIHDVAVFDFPQGYSLAFRLWYRFAFWMLKRNARHILTVSRFSKERIVARLNVAPTDVTTIASGVDHFGRIDSDPAVLERLGLAYDGFVLIVGSIAPGKNLARTLDAIARLERTRPELKFVIAGGSNIKIFGTSTLGDNASARNVTWAGYVSDGELKALYENAGCFVFPSLYEGFGLPPLEAMYCGCPVIVSREASLPEACGDAALYCDAHDAIDIAATIAQLMGDAELRREMRDKGRRYASRFRWDVAAKQLIGVLRALD; encoded by the coding sequence ATGAATCTGTCTTCCCCCTTATCCAAGCCGTCGCTGCACACGCTACGCGATCGTCAGGACTTCGATGTAACGTCGGCGAGCGCGTCGCAGGCGGCGGGCACGGTGCACGACACGCCGCATCGCGCTGCATTTGCCGGCGAGCGTGCGAGCGCCACGGCCTTGCCGACGCCCGTCGCGATCAACGGCAAGTTCACGTCGCAGCGCCTGACGGGGGTGCAGCGCGTCGCGCACGAGTTCACGTCGGCGCTCGCGCGTCTGTTGCCGGGCGAGCGCAATCCGACGCTCGTCGTGCCTCGCGATCACGCGAGCGATGCGCTGCCGCCCGCGGTCGCGCGACGCGTCGTGCCCCGCTTGCGCGGCGCGCTGTGGGAGCAGCTCGCGCTGCCGTTCGCGACGCGCGGGCAGACGCTCGTCAGCCTCTGCAACGTCGGGCCGCTTTTCAAGCGCAACCAGGTGGTGATGATTCACGACGTCGCCGTGTTCGACTTTCCGCAAGGCTATTCGCTCGCGTTCCGGCTCTGGTATCGCTTCGCGTTCTGGATGCTGAAGCGCAACGCGCGGCACATCTTGACGGTGTCGCGCTTCTCGAAGGAGCGGATCGTCGCACGCCTTAACGTCGCGCCGACCGACGTGACGACGATCGCGTCCGGCGTCGATCACTTTGGAAGGATCGACAGCGATCCGGCGGTGCTCGAGCGGCTCGGTCTCGCATACGACGGCTTCGTGCTGATCGTCGGCTCGATCGCGCCAGGCAAGAATCTCGCGCGCACGCTCGACGCGATCGCGAGGCTCGAGCGCACGCGTCCCGAGCTCAAGTTCGTGATCGCGGGCGGCAGCAACATCAAGATCTTCGGCACGTCGACGCTCGGCGACAACGCAAGCGCGCGCAACGTGACGTGGGCAGGCTACGTGAGCGACGGCGAGCTGAAGGCGCTCTACGAGAACGCCGGCTGTTTCGTGTTTCCTTCGCTATACGAAGGATTCGGCCTGCCGCCGCTCGAGGCGATGTATTGCGGGTGCCCGGTGATCGTGTCGCGCGAGGCGTCGCTGCCCGAGGCGTGCGGCGACGCCGCGCTGTATTGCGACGCACACGATGCGATCGACATAGCGGCGACGATCGCGCAGCTGATGGGCGATGCCGAGCTGCGGCGCGAGATGCGCGACAAGGGGCGGCGGTATGCGTCGCGATTCCGCTGGGACGTTGCCGCGAAGCAATTGATCGGCGTGCTGCGCGCGCTGGATTGA
- a CDS encoding polysaccharide biosynthesis/export family protein — protein sequence MLKPLAWATAAAVALSGCALAPGPALDSSRMNDNLSAPTDSTVYDIKLITPQLVYTLKQADEADTRAKEAGIGPSLPAAPADYRVGPDDVLGIVVWDHPELTRGGGNGTGADTSPLADIGTLQASGGLGGVLPQQVSAFGTNGQGEVDSPGQRVAANGTIFFPTLGRLRVEGMSPVQISALLARRLNKQIRNPQIDVRVMQYRSQRVQVTGDVKNPGQLSLTGSHLRLVDALNRAGGGNPDADLQRVLVTRGDQVMTIDVNRILNRGDLRQNIVLQADDIVHVPDRTRNRVFVMGEVPKPQTVYMNQGQLSLADALSAAGSIDPTGANPRQVIVIRHPNPPLAQAPGVQSGLQEGLKKVNYAPEHNKPEVFRLDMTQVDALMLATEFDMKPLDVVYVGTAPAARFNRMLAQILPTAESFYLIWSVSRGR from the coding sequence ATGTTGAAGCCCCTAGCATGGGCGACCGCCGCGGCGGTCGCCTTGTCGGGCTGTGCGCTGGCCCCGGGACCGGCGCTCGATTCGAGCCGCATGAACGACAACCTCAGCGCACCGACGGATTCGACGGTGTACGACATCAAGCTGATCACGCCGCAGCTCGTCTATACGCTCAAGCAGGCCGACGAGGCCGACACGCGCGCGAAGGAAGCAGGCATTGGGCCGAGCCTGCCCGCTGCGCCGGCCGACTATCGCGTCGGCCCGGACGATGTGCTCGGCATCGTTGTCTGGGACCACCCCGAGCTCACGCGCGGCGGCGGGAACGGCACGGGCGCCGACACGTCGCCGCTCGCCGACATCGGCACGCTGCAGGCGTCGGGCGGTCTCGGCGGCGTGCTGCCGCAGCAGGTCAGCGCATTCGGCACGAACGGGCAGGGCGAGGTCGACTCGCCGGGCCAGCGCGTCGCCGCCAACGGCACGATCTTCTTTCCGACACTCGGCCGCTTGCGCGTCGAAGGGATGAGCCCCGTGCAGATCTCCGCGCTGCTCGCTCGGCGTCTGAACAAGCAGATCAGAAATCCTCAGATCGACGTGCGCGTGATGCAGTACCGCAGCCAGCGCGTGCAGGTGACGGGCGACGTGAAGAACCCGGGGCAACTGTCGCTGACGGGCTCGCATCTGCGCCTCGTCGACGCGCTCAACCGCGCGGGCGGCGGCAATCCCGACGCCGATCTGCAGCGCGTGCTCGTCACGCGCGGCGATCAGGTGATGACGATCGACGTGAACCGCATTCTGAATCGCGGCGACTTGCGACAGAACATCGTGCTGCAAGCGGATGACATCGTTCACGTGCCCGACCGTACGCGGAACCGCGTGTTCGTGATGGGCGAGGTGCCAAAGCCGCAGACGGTCTACATGAACCAGGGGCAGTTGTCGCTCGCGGACGCGTTGAGCGCAGCCGGCAGCATCGATCCGACGGGGGCGAACCCGCGCCAGGTAATCGTCATTCGCCATCCGAATCCGCCGCTCGCGCAGGCGCCCGGCGTGCAAAGCGGATTGCAGGAAGGCCTGAAGAAGGTCAACTACGCGCCCGAACACAACAAGCCCGAAGTGTTCCGTCTCGACATGACGCAGGTGGACGCATTGATGCTCGCGACCGAGTTCGACATGAAGCCGCTCGACGTCGTATACGTCGGCACGGCGCCCGCTGCGCGCTTCAATCGGATGCTCGCGCAGATCCTGCCGACCGCCGAATCGTTCTATCTGATCTGGTCGGTGAGCCGCGGTCGCTGA
- a CDS encoding undecaprenyl-phosphate glucose phosphotransferase: MLGLLNKLLDVVLVAAGALLAQVLYDSGTLDVPDAQRTAIALLCALTLIVFPAIGVYDGAREQMSYRTLSRVLLGWLGVAAIAAAFTLLLHRDADVSLVWLGRTMLMSGAVLLLGKASIHGVLTGLRRPGAKPRAVAIVGSEVYGRAVIEQLRASSSHGYEAVCVFDDSVRVADAERHVGGVPVVADLRELKRRVRAGAIDEIWLALPLSHERQIQRIVREFRHDFVNLRFLPDVRGITFFNRSVTQVVGMPAINLATSPLSIPQLWPKFMFDRLFALAVLIPLSPILASLALAVKLSSPGPVLFRQKRKGVDGREFEILKFRTMRVHAEEGGVVRQASRNDSRITKVGAFLRRTSLDELPQFLNVLFGQMSVVGPRPHAIEHDDIYKELVDGYMYRYRVRPGITGWAQVNGYRGETRKVEKMAARVKFDLFYMQNWTFWFDIKIILITLVKGFIGRNAF; the protein is encoded by the coding sequence ATGTTGGGACTCTTGAACAAGTTGCTCGACGTGGTACTGGTGGCAGCGGGGGCGTTGCTCGCACAGGTGCTGTACGACAGCGGCACGCTCGACGTGCCGGACGCGCAGCGTACGGCCATCGCGCTGCTGTGCGCGTTGACGCTGATCGTCTTTCCGGCGATCGGCGTGTACGACGGCGCGCGCGAGCAGATGTCGTATCGCACGCTGTCGCGCGTGTTGCTCGGCTGGCTCGGCGTTGCCGCGATCGCCGCGGCGTTCACGCTGCTGCTGCATCGCGACGCCGACGTGTCGCTCGTCTGGCTCGGCCGGACGATGCTGATGTCGGGCGCGGTGCTGCTACTCGGCAAGGCGTCGATCCACGGCGTGCTGACCGGTTTGCGCCGGCCGGGCGCGAAGCCGCGCGCGGTCGCGATCGTCGGCTCCGAGGTTTATGGGCGTGCGGTGATCGAGCAACTGCGTGCGTCGTCGTCGCACGGCTACGAGGCGGTTTGCGTATTCGACGACAGCGTGCGCGTCGCCGATGCGGAGCGTCATGTCGGCGGCGTGCCCGTCGTCGCCGATCTGCGCGAGCTGAAGCGCCGCGTGCGCGCAGGCGCGATCGACGAGATCTGGCTGGCGCTGCCGCTGTCGCACGAGCGGCAGATTCAGCGGATCGTGCGCGAGTTTCGGCACGATTTCGTGAACCTGCGCTTCCTGCCCGACGTGCGCGGCATCACGTTCTTCAACCGGTCGGTCACGCAGGTGGTCGGCATGCCCGCGATCAATCTCGCGACGAGCCCGCTGTCGATTCCGCAGCTGTGGCCCAAGTTCATGTTCGATCGTCTGTTCGCGCTCGCGGTGCTGATTCCGCTGTCGCCGATTCTCGCCTCGCTCGCGCTCGCGGTGAAGCTGTCGTCGCCGGGCCCCGTATTGTTCCGGCAGAAACGCAAGGGCGTCGACGGCCGCGAGTTCGAGATCCTGAAGTTCCGCACGATGCGCGTGCATGCCGAGGAGGGAGGCGTCGTGCGCCAGGCGTCGCGCAACGATTCGCGGATCACGAAGGTCGGCGCGTTCCTGCGCCGCACGTCGCTCGACGAGCTGCCGCAATTTCTCAACGTGCTGTTCGGCCAGATGTCGGTCGTCGGTCCGCGTCCGCACGCGATCGAGCACGACGACATCTACAAGGAGCTCGTCGACGGCTACATGTACCGCTATCGCGTGCGTCCCGGCATCACCGGCTGGGCGCAGGTGAACGGTTATCGAGGCGAGACGCGCAAGGTCGAGAAGATGGCCGCGCGCGTGAAGTTCGACCTCTTCTACATGCAGAACTGGACCTTCTGGTTCGACATCAAGATCATCCTGATTACGCTCGTCAAGGGATTCATCGGCCGCAACGCGTTCTGA
- a CDS encoding Crp/Fnr family transcriptional regulator: MLHQTNGFHANALLGSLADDSLRALAPHLELVKIKSAQLLCETDEPMRHLYFPTTAMMSVLYLMEDGAMVEVAAVGREGVVGVSTLADYGCGGASGRVEVRSGGFAYRVPTQVFRREFDRSLDTYQLMLRYWQAAMTQIARSALCNRHHSVSEQLSRWLLLAHDRVEGDELAVTQQTIANMLGVRREGITEAAGKLQEAGFIRQRRGHITVLDRHGLETHACECYGVIRGEFNRLILEATREAHTPQPIPAEGRPLRAAGYHGVVRSAA; this comes from the coding sequence ATGCTTCATCAGACCAATGGTTTTCATGCCAACGCCCTGCTGGGCTCGCTTGCCGACGACAGCCTCCGCGCGCTCGCACCGCATCTCGAGCTCGTGAAGATCAAGAGCGCGCAACTACTTTGCGAAACCGACGAGCCGATGCGTCATCTGTATTTCCCGACCACCGCGATGATGTCCGTGCTGTATCTGATGGAGGACGGCGCGATGGTCGAAGTCGCCGCAGTCGGCAGAGAAGGCGTGGTCGGCGTGTCGACGCTCGCCGACTACGGCTGCGGCGGGGCGTCGGGCCGCGTCGAGGTGCGCAGCGGCGGCTTCGCCTATCGCGTGCCGACCCAGGTGTTTCGGCGCGAATTCGACCGCTCGCTCGACACCTACCAATTGATGCTCCGCTATTGGCAGGCCGCGATGACGCAGATCGCGCGCAGCGCGCTCTGCAACCGTCATCACTCCGTCAGCGAGCAACTGAGCCGCTGGCTGCTGCTCGCGCACGATCGCGTCGAAGGCGACGAACTCGCGGTCACGCAACAGACGATCGCGAACATGCTCGGCGTGCGTCGAGAAGGCATTACCGAAGCGGCGGGCAAGCTGCAGGAGGCGGGGTTCATCCGCCAGCGCCGCGGACACATCACGGTGCTCGACCGGCACGGCCTCGAAACGCACGCGTGCGAGTGCTACGGCGTGATTCGCGGCGAATTCAACCGCCTCATCCTCGAGGCGACGCGCGAAGCGCACACGCCGCAGCCGATTCCGGCGGAAGGCCGGCCGCTACGCGCCGCCGGTTATCACGGCGTCGTGCGCTCGGCTGCTTGA
- a CDS encoding Crp/Fnr family transcriptional regulator, which produces MTYREFKEPATRAGGIIELPHRTDANRFLASLGVAERATLASHLQLVHVKSGQVLCEPGMPLEHVYLPVTTVISIQYASSDGMTLEIAEIGNEGIVSPQLVGSDGAIPCRVLTCRDGFSYRLSARVLSNLLEESTQMRQAVFRCTHLLMAQAKQISFCSRHHVLKNQLCRWFLLAYDRSRSVEIQVTHSMLAQMLGVRRETVTDAAGDIQKMGLIRQYRSSIILVDLPGLDAQSCGCHTIIREEMKKILSAPTSASGALTELRS; this is translated from the coding sequence GTGACCTACCGCGAATTCAAAGAGCCCGCGACGAGGGCCGGCGGCATCATCGAGCTGCCGCACCGCACCGACGCCAACCGCTTCCTCGCATCGCTCGGCGTCGCCGAGCGCGCGACGCTCGCGAGCCACCTGCAACTCGTGCACGTGAAGTCCGGCCAGGTGCTGTGCGAACCGGGCATGCCGCTCGAGCACGTCTATCTGCCTGTCACGACCGTCATCTCGATCCAGTACGCATCGTCCGACGGCATGACGCTCGAGATCGCGGAGATAGGCAACGAAGGGATCGTGAGCCCGCAGCTCGTCGGCAGCGACGGCGCGATTCCGTGCCGCGTGCTCACGTGCCGGGACGGCTTCTCATATCGGCTCAGCGCGCGCGTGCTGTCGAACCTGCTCGAGGAATCGACGCAGATGCGCCAGGCGGTCTTTCGCTGCACGCACCTGCTGATGGCGCAGGCGAAGCAGATCTCGTTTTGCAGCCGGCATCACGTGCTGAAGAACCAGCTGTGCCGCTGGTTCCTGCTCGCCTACGACCGCTCGCGAAGCGTCGAGATCCAGGTCACGCACAGCATGCTCGCGCAGATGCTCGGCGTGCGCCGCGAAACCGTCACCGACGCGGCCGGCGACATCCAGAAAATGGGGCTGATCCGCCAGTACCGCAGCTCGATCATCCTCGTCGATCTGCCCGGGCTCGATGCACAGTCGTGCGGATGTCACACGATCATTCGCGAAGAGATGAAGAAGATTCTGTCCGCGCCGACGAGCGCGTCCGGCGCGCTCACCGAATTGCGCAGCTAG
- a CDS encoding acyl carrier protein, translating into MKNELRTIIKDVAHLEASIDHIADSDDLYEAGLSSLNTIQLMLAIEKRFNIEIPDEMLNRQLFQSIDSLAGAVTHLQRAAQSA; encoded by the coding sequence ATGAAAAACGAATTGAGAACAATCATCAAGGACGTCGCGCATCTCGAAGCGTCGATCGACCATATCGCGGACAGCGACGACCTTTACGAAGCGGGCCTGTCTTCGCTGAACACGATTCAGTTGATGCTCGCCATCGAGAAGCGCTTCAACATCGAGATTCCGGATGAAATGCTGAACCGCCAGCTCTTCCAGAGCATCGACTCGCTTGCCGGAGCCGTCACGCATCTGCAGCGTGCCGCACAATCCGCATGA
- a CDS encoding acyl-CoA dehydrogenase family protein, with product MKRFDAETGNARVAAVESLLADDHSLNEAARRVAQVAARFADAVDRDARFPTEAIDAMREERLLGALVPTELGGRGASLAAVAAACRIIGQACSSAAMIYAMHQTQVASIVDHALSSDWHRRFVEQLAEREWLLASATSEEEVGGNLRNSRCAIEAEDDTFTLAKLAPTISYGAQADAILVTARRHRDAPAAEQVLVTLLKENATLTRRSGWDTFGMRGTCSEGFALDARGHCEQIFPVPFAQIAERTMVPTSHILWAAVWTGIANDAFLRAHQFFRAQMQKQGGALPPSGRRIADALALLQAMQARIDGALRLHEHSAARSWSASMAQAAEINTLKTYVSTTALDVVKHATMICGMASYKNGTPYTLGRHIRDLHSAPLMISNDRIEANTANLLLALRPATLEREI from the coding sequence ATGAAGCGCTTCGACGCCGAAACCGGCAACGCACGCGTCGCTGCCGTCGAATCCCTGCTCGCCGACGATCACTCGTTGAACGAAGCCGCGCGCCGCGTCGCGCAAGTCGCCGCACGCTTCGCCGACGCGGTCGATCGCGACGCGCGCTTTCCGACCGAAGCGATCGACGCGATGCGCGAAGAGCGCCTGCTCGGCGCGCTCGTGCCGACCGAACTGGGCGGCCGCGGCGCTTCGCTTGCAGCCGTCGCCGCCGCGTGCCGGATCATCGGCCAGGCCTGTTCGTCGGCCGCGATGATCTATGCGATGCATCAGACGCAGGTCGCGAGCATCGTCGATCACGCGCTGTCGAGCGACTGGCACCGCCGCTTCGTCGAGCAGCTCGCCGAGCGCGAATGGCTGCTCGCGTCGGCGACGTCCGAAGAAGAAGTCGGCGGCAATCTGCGCAACAGCCGCTGCGCGATCGAAGCCGAAGACGACACCTTCACGCTCGCGAAGCTCGCGCCGACGATCTCGTACGGCGCGCAAGCGGACGCGATCCTCGTGACCGCGCGGCGCCATCGCGACGCGCCCGCCGCCGAGCAAGTGCTCGTCACGCTGCTGAAGGAAAACGCGACGCTCACGCGGCGCAGCGGCTGGGACACGTTCGGCATGCGCGGCACCTGCAGCGAAGGCTTCGCGCTCGACGCGCGCGGCCACTGCGAGCAGATCTTCCCCGTGCCGTTCGCGCAAATCGCCGAGCGAACCATGGTGCCGACGTCGCACATCCTGTGGGCGGCAGTATGGACCGGCATCGCGAACGACGCATTCCTGCGCGCGCATCAATTCTTCCGCGCGCAGATGCAGAAGCAAGGCGGCGCGCTGCCGCCGTCCGGCCGCCGGATCGCCGATGCGCTCGCGCTGCTGCAGGCGATGCAGGCGCGCATCGACGGTGCGCTGCGTCTGCATGAGCACAGCGCCGCTCGCTCGTGGTCCGCGTCGATGGCTCAGGCGGCCGAGATCAACACGCTGAAGACCTACGTGTCGACGACCGCGCTCGACGTAGTCAAGCACGCGACGATGATCTGCGGGATGGCGTCGTACAAGAACGGCACGCCGTACACGCTCGGCCGCCATATCCGCGACCTGCATTCGGCGCCGCTCATGATCAGCAACGACCGCATCGAAGCCAATACAGCCAACCTGCTGCTCGCGTTGCGTCCGGCAACGCTGGAGAGAGAGATTTGA
- a CDS encoding amino acid--[acyl-carrier-protein] ligase, which translates to MNDMTNPSAHAAETVQAPIDRDGVNALRDELVEAGLLISTGIQGLFGRSEKFERVVDALDAYITRLGADQHAEVLRFPPAMSRPEFERSEYLKSFPQLAGTVHSFCGGEHDQQRVLQCLDRGEDWTESQKPTYVVMTPAACYPVYPVIAQRGALPADGRIVDAFSYCFRHEPSLDPTRMQLFRMREYIRIGTPEQILAFRQGWIERGTRMIEALRLPNSIDLANDPFFGRGGKIVASSQRDQNLKFELLIPIEYDGRLTACLSFNYHMDHFGLLWGIKTADAEVAHTGCVGFGLERLTLGLFRHHGFDLDAWPQAVRDVLWGHR; encoded by the coding sequence TTGAACGACATGACCAATCCTTCTGCGCATGCGGCCGAAACGGTTCAGGCGCCCATCGATCGCGACGGCGTGAATGCGCTGCGCGACGAGCTCGTCGAAGCGGGGCTGTTGATCTCGACGGGCATTCAGGGCCTCTTCGGTCGCAGCGAGAAGTTCGAGCGCGTCGTCGACGCGCTTGACGCCTACATCACGCGCCTCGGCGCCGACCAGCATGCGGAAGTGCTGCGCTTTCCACCTGCGATGAGCCGACCGGAGTTCGAGCGCAGCGAGTATCTGAAGAGCTTCCCGCAGCTCGCGGGCACCGTGCACAGCTTCTGCGGCGGCGAGCACGATCAGCAGCGCGTGCTGCAATGCCTCGATCGCGGCGAGGACTGGACCGAGAGCCAGAAGCCGACCTACGTCGTGATGACGCCCGCCGCATGCTATCCGGTCTATCCCGTCATCGCGCAGCGCGGCGCGCTGCCCGCCGACGGCCGGATCGTCGACGCGTTCTCGTACTGCTTCCGCCACGAGCCGTCGCTCGATCCGACGCGCATGCAACTGTTCCGGATGCGCGAGTACATCCGGATCGGCACGCCCGAACAGATTCTCGCGTTCCGTCAGGGCTGGATCGAGCGCGGCACGCGGATGATCGAAGCGCTGCGGCTGCCGAACAGCATCGACCTCGCGAACGACCCGTTCTTCGGGCGCGGCGGCAAGATCGTCGCGAGCAGCCAGCGCGACCAGAACCTGAAGTTCGAACTCCTGATTCCGATCGAATACGACGGACGCCTGACCGCATGCCTGAGCTTCAACTACCACATGGACCACTTCGGCCTGCTGTGGGGCATCAAGACGGCCGACGCCGAGGTCGCGCACACGGGCTGCGTCGGCTTCGGCCTCGAACGCCTGACGCTCGGCCTCTTCAGGCATCACGGCTTCGATCTCGACGCATGGCCGCAGGCGGTACGCGACGTACTGTGGGGACATCGATGA
- a CDS encoding DUF1839 family protein, producing MSSILLDAPANGASLEEIFTDIRHRVRHYRPHALHGPQMVWKQTNCYVDLWIEVLGWWGLNPYAALPFTITLDFEGDQFSFFKFPFEDLETLYGIVVQEHAIFEPVDVHVENQVARGHLMLVEVDAWYLPDTRGNSYQTEHTKTTIGIDAIDRERRRVGYFHNSGYYLAEGIDYDGLFGKHAPSQLVPYVECAKRRFKPLEERELCEASLALLARHLKRRPTSNPIAAFRQQLARDAKTIASQPISYFHAYSFNTLRQLGANFELFGRYLRWLEASGCSGPFDTLVAACDTIASESMVLEFRLARASARGKEERGESSLDILERAHASLVGGVARIAPPGKAEPNPPFGTLYVPPRPVSAVR from the coding sequence ATGAGCAGCATCCTGCTCGATGCGCCGGCGAACGGCGCGTCGCTCGAAGAAATCTTCACCGACATCCGGCATCGCGTGCGGCACTACCGGCCGCACGCGCTGCACGGACCGCAGATGGTCTGGAAGCAGACCAACTGCTACGTCGATCTATGGATCGAAGTGCTCGGCTGGTGGGGGCTCAATCCGTATGCGGCGCTGCCGTTTACGATCACGCTCGACTTCGAGGGCGACCAGTTCTCGTTCTTCAAGTTTCCGTTCGAGGATCTCGAGACGCTGTACGGGATCGTCGTACAGGAGCATGCGATTTTCGAGCCGGTCGACGTGCACGTCGAGAACCAGGTCGCGCGCGGCCACCTGATGCTCGTCGAAGTCGATGCGTGGTATCTGCCGGATACGCGCGGCAACAGCTATCAGACCGAGCATACGAAGACGACGATCGGCATCGACGCGATCGACCGAGAACGGCGACGCGTCGGCTACTTCCACAACAGCGGCTACTACCTCGCGGAAGGCATCGACTACGACGGCCTGTTCGGCAAGCACGCGCCGTCGCAGCTCGTGCCATACGTCGAATGCGCGAAGCGCCGATTCAAGCCGCTCGAGGAACGCGAGCTGTGCGAAGCGTCGCTCGCGCTTCTGGCGCGCCATCTGAAGCGGCGGCCGACGTCGAATCCGATCGCGGCATTCCGCCAGCAGCTCGCTCGCGACGCGAAGACGATCGCGTCGCAACCGATCTCGTACTTTCACGCGTATTCGTTCAACACGCTGCGGCAGCTCGGCGCGAACTTCGAGCTGTTCGGCCGCTATCTGCGCTGGCTCGAAGCGAGCGGCTGCAGCGGCCCGTTCGACACGCTCGTCGCCGCATGCGACACGATCGCGTCGGAATCGATGGTGCTCGAATTCCGTCTCGCGCGCGCGAGCGCGCGCGGCAAGGAGGAGCGCGGCGAAAGCAGTCTCGACATTCTCGAGCGCGCGCATGCGTCGCTCGTCGGCGGCGTCGCGCGAATCGCACCGCCCGGCAAGGCCGAGCCGAATCCGCCATTCGGCACGCTGTACGTGCCGCCGAGGCCCGTCTCCGCGGTCAGATGA